One segment of Fibrobacter sp. UWB10 DNA contains the following:
- the galE gene encoding UDP-glucose 4-epimerase GalE — MKIAVIGGAGYIGSHTIIELYKAGHSVVAVDNLVNSCDESLRRVAEIIGQPVPFIKADARDAAAMDKIFKENHFDACIHFAGLKAVGESVAKPLEYYENNMNATFVLLNAMRNNGCKNFIFSSSATVYGNPAEIPITEKCPKGAITNPYGQTKSMLEQVLIDVQKAAPEWNVVLLRYFNPIGAHPSGRIGEDPNGIPNNLMPYITQTAVGIRKELGVFGNDYDTPDGTGVRDYIHVCDLASGHVSALKAIENKCGLAIYNLGTGHGYSVLDVVHAFEKVNGIKVPYSIKPRRAGDIATCYCNPEKAYKELGWKAQFGIEEMCRDAWNWQKNNPNGYRKG; from the coding sequence ATGAAAATTGCAGTTATTGGTGGCGCAGGTTATATCGGTAGCCACACGATTATTGAATTGTATAAGGCAGGTCATTCTGTTGTCGCCGTCGACAACCTCGTGAACTCTTGCGACGAATCACTCCGCAGAGTCGCCGAAATTATCGGGCAGCCCGTCCCCTTCATTAAGGCCGACGCCCGCGATGCCGCCGCCATGGACAAGATTTTCAAAGAAAACCACTTTGACGCCTGCATCCATTTTGCCGGACTCAAGGCCGTAGGCGAATCCGTCGCCAAGCCGCTGGAATACTACGAAAATAACATGAACGCCACGTTCGTGCTCCTGAACGCTATGCGTAACAACGGCTGCAAGAACTTCATCTTCTCGTCTTCGGCAACCGTGTACGGCAATCCCGCCGAAATTCCCATTACCGAAAAATGTCCGAAGGGCGCCATCACCAACCCTTACGGTCAGACAAAGTCGATGCTGGAACAGGTGCTGATCGACGTGCAGAAGGCAGCCCCCGAATGGAACGTGGTGCTGCTGCGCTACTTTAACCCGATTGGCGCCCACCCGAGTGGCCGCATCGGCGAAGACCCGAACGGCATTCCGAACAACCTAATGCCTTACATCACGCAGACCGCCGTAGGTATCCGCAAGGAACTCGGCGTGTTCGGCAACGACTACGACACCCCCGATGGAACCGGCGTACGCGACTACATTCACGTTTGCGACCTCGCCTCGGGCCACGTGAGCGCCCTCAAGGCCATCGAAAACAAGTGCGGACTCGCCATTTACAACCTGGGAACAGGCCACGGCTACTCCGTGCTCGACGTGGTGCACGCCTTCGAAAAGGTGAACGGCATCAAGGTGCCCTACAGCATCAAGCCCCGCCGCGCAGGCGACATCGCCACCTGCTACTGCAACCCCGAAAAGGCCTACAAGGAACTCGGCTGGAAGGCCCAGTTCGGCATCGAGGAAATGTGCCGCGACGCTTGGAACTGGCAGAAGAACAACCCTAACGGTTACCGCAAGGGGTAA